The Pseudopipra pipra isolate bDixPip1 chromosome 6, bDixPip1.hap1, whole genome shotgun sequence genome includes a region encoding these proteins:
- the LOC135415336 gene encoding cobalamin binding intrinsic factor-like isoform X2 produces MLRLALATGVLLALVGCTATEHCAAPQDLVCRLLQSMEGSIKPGEVPNPSVLLAMSLLGVDTQSPSYKLLLQEIKEEVVTRAQKAMTSGQVAEHILALLSSCQDPRQVHALGQTIDLIPILQQKTDEEMAELEDKGHPKTTLFSVSLDTTALCLARAGGYRGPAVALAKEVLSPSSPIGVDTRAVAVLALLCAHDSVEDPEVRDLLHEAVWTVTNDFLDEQEERNGLIGNIYSMGLALQALEASRDFYAPRDWDCAQAFAVVTNHTFELPMAIAQVLPALVGTSYLDVATLNCGAPTDLCPSLGAHRVPTGMMSPPGASQTPRESQDITVHYSITNNLQGIPWHYSISVTVPGGSTLLKVLERAEEMDPENFSFRTEQTSWGPFVVSIHGLAGSDNDRTYWQFLSSGKPLDQGVGTYKPHSGEHIQAVFSTY; encoded by the exons ATGCTGCGCCTGGCTTTGGCCACGGGGGTCCTGCTGGCCCTGGTGGGCTGCACGGCCACGGAGCACTGCG cGGCCCCGCAGGACCTGGTCTGCCGGCTGCTCCAGAGCATGGAGGGCTCCATCAAGCCCGGAGAGGTGCCGAACCCCAGCGTCCTGCTGGCCATGAGCCTGCTTGGGGTGGACACCCAGAGTCCCAGCTACAAGTTGCTGCTCCAGGAGATCAAGGAGGAGGTGGTGACGAGAGCCCAGAAAG CCATGACCTCAGGACAGGTGGCTGAGCACATCCTCGCCCTCCTCTCATCCTGCCAGGACCCCCGGCAGGTCCACGCCCTGGGACAGACCATCGACCTGATCCCCATCCTGCAGCAGAAAACGGATGAGGAGATGGCTGAGCTGG AGGACAAGGGCCATCCCAAAACCACCCTGTTCAGCGTGAGCCTGGACACCACGGCCCTGTGCCTGGCCAGGGCAGGCGGGTACCGGGGGCCAGCGGTGGCCTTGGCCAAGGAGGTGCtgagccccagcagccccatCGGTGTGG ACACCCGCGCCGTGGCggtgctggccctgctgtgcgCCCACGACAGCGTGGAGGACCCGGAGGTGCGGGATCTGCTCCATGAGGCAGTTTGGACGGTGACCAACGACTTCCTGGAtgagcaggaggagaggaacGGCCTGATCGGGAACATCTACAGCAtggggctggccctgcag GCACTGGAGGCCTCAAGGGACTTCTACGCCCCTCGGGACTGGGACTGTGCCCAGGCCTTTGCCGTGGTGACCAACCACACCTTCGAGCTGCCCATGGCCATCGCCCAGGTGCTCCCGGCCCTCGTGGGCACGTCCTACCTGGATGTGGCCACGCTGAACTGCGGTGCCCCCACGGATCTGTGCCCAAGCCTGGGGGCACACAGGGTTCCCACAGGTATGATGAGCCCACCTGGGGCCTCCCAGACCCCACGGGAGTCCCAGGACATCACAGTGCACTACTCCATCACCAACAACCTCCAGGGAATCCCCTGGCACTACAGCATCTCGGTGACGGTCCCGGGTGGCTCCACACTGCTCAAGGTGCTGGAGAGGGCAGAGGAGATGGATCCCGAAAACTTTAG CTTCAGGACGGAGCAGACGTCCTGGGGTCCCTTCGTGGTCTCCATCCACGGGCTGGCTGGCAGTGACAACGACAGGACCTACTGGCAGTTCCTCAGCTCTGGGAAACCTTTGGATCAAG GGGTCGGAACCTACAAACCACACTCCGGGGAGCACATCCAGGCCGTGTTCAGCACCTACTGA
- the LOC135415336 gene encoding cobalamin binding intrinsic factor-like isoform X1 has translation MLRLALATGVLLALVGCTATEHCAAPQDLVCRLLQSMEGSIKPGEVPNPSVLLAMSLLGVDTQSPSYKLLLQEIKEEVVTRAQKAMTSGQVAEHILALLSSCQDPRQVHALGQTIDLIPILQQKTDEEMAELEDKGHPKTTLFSVSLDTTALCLARAGGYRGPAVALAKEVLSPSSPIGVDTRAVAVLALLCAHDSVEDPEVRDLLHEAVWTVTNDFLDEQEERNGLIGNIYSMGLALQVRGWGMCCHSHPVPLPDLPHHLPPLPQALEASRDFYAPRDWDCAQAFAVVTNHTFELPMAIAQVLPALVGTSYLDVATLNCGAPTDLCPSLGAHRVPTGMMSPPGASQTPRESQDITVHYSITNNLQGIPWHYSISVTVPGGSTLLKVLERAEEMDPENFSFRTEQTSWGPFVVSIHGLAGSDNDRTYWQFLSSGKPLDQGVGTYKPHSGEHIQAVFSTY, from the exons ATGCTGCGCCTGGCTTTGGCCACGGGGGTCCTGCTGGCCCTGGTGGGCTGCACGGCCACGGAGCACTGCG cGGCCCCGCAGGACCTGGTCTGCCGGCTGCTCCAGAGCATGGAGGGCTCCATCAAGCCCGGAGAGGTGCCGAACCCCAGCGTCCTGCTGGCCATGAGCCTGCTTGGGGTGGACACCCAGAGTCCCAGCTACAAGTTGCTGCTCCAGGAGATCAAGGAGGAGGTGGTGACGAGAGCCCAGAAAG CCATGACCTCAGGACAGGTGGCTGAGCACATCCTCGCCCTCCTCTCATCCTGCCAGGACCCCCGGCAGGTCCACGCCCTGGGACAGACCATCGACCTGATCCCCATCCTGCAGCAGAAAACGGATGAGGAGATGGCTGAGCTGG AGGACAAGGGCCATCCCAAAACCACCCTGTTCAGCGTGAGCCTGGACACCACGGCCCTGTGCCTGGCCAGGGCAGGCGGGTACCGGGGGCCAGCGGTGGCCTTGGCCAAGGAGGTGCtgagccccagcagccccatCGGTGTGG ACACCCGCGCCGTGGCggtgctggccctgctgtgcgCCCACGACAGCGTGGAGGACCCGGAGGTGCGGGATCTGCTCCATGAGGCAGTTTGGACGGTGACCAACGACTTCCTGGAtgagcaggaggagaggaacGGCCTGATCGGGAACATCTACAGCAtggggctggccctgcaggTACGGGGGTGGGGAATGTGCTGTCACAGCCACCCGGTCCCGCTCCCAGATTTGCCACACCACCTCCCACCTCTTCCGCAGGCACTGGAGGCCTCAAGGGACTTCTACGCCCCTCGGGACTGGGACTGTGCCCAGGCCTTTGCCGTGGTGACCAACCACACCTTCGAGCTGCCCATGGCCATCGCCCAGGTGCTCCCGGCCCTCGTGGGCACGTCCTACCTGGATGTGGCCACGCTGAACTGCGGTGCCCCCACGGATCTGTGCCCAAGCCTGGGGGCACACAGGGTTCCCACAGGTATGATGAGCCCACCTGGGGCCTCCCAGACCCCACGGGAGTCCCAGGACATCACAGTGCACTACTCCATCACCAACAACCTCCAGGGAATCCCCTGGCACTACAGCATCTCGGTGACGGTCCCGGGTGGCTCCACACTGCTCAAGGTGCTGGAGAGGGCAGAGGAGATGGATCCCGAAAACTTTAG CTTCAGGACGGAGCAGACGTCCTGGGGTCCCTTCGTGGTCTCCATCCACGGGCTGGCTGGCAGTGACAACGACAGGACCTACTGGCAGTTCCTCAGCTCTGGGAAACCTTTGGATCAAG GGGTCGGAACCTACAAACCACACTCCGGGGAGCACATCCAGGCCGTGTTCAGCACCTACTGA
- the FEN1 gene encoding flap endonuclease 1 has translation MGIHGLAKLIADVAPGAIRENDIKSYFGRKVAIDASMSIYQFLIAVRQGADVLHNDDGDTTSHLMGMFYRTIRMVENGIKPVYVFDGKPPQLKSGELAKRTERRAEAEKHLQEAQEAGEEENVEKYSKRLVKVTPQHTQECKKLLELMGIPYVEAPGEAEASCAALVKAGKVYAAATEDMDCLTFGSPVLMRHLTASENKKLPIQEFHLNRILQDMQLTWEQFVDLCILLGCDYCASIRGIGPKRAVELIREHKSIERIVRQLDTKKYPLPENWPHREAQKLFLEPEVVDPDAVELKWGEPDEERLVQFMCGEKQFSEERIRNGVRRLSKSRQGSTQGRLDDFFKVTGSITSAKRKEPEPKGAARKKAKPGPKPSAAATKAKKEK, from the coding sequence ATGGGAATCCACGGCCTGGCCAAGCTCATCGCCGACGTGGCCCCCGGGGCCATCCGGGAGAACGACATCAAGTCGTACTTCGGGCGGAAGGTGGCCATCGACGCCTCCATGAGCATCTACCAGTTCCTGATCGCCGTGCGCCAGGGCGCCGACGTGCTGCACAACGACGACGGCGACACCACCAGCCACCTCATGGGCATGTTCTACCGCACCATCCGCATGGTGGAGAACGGCATCAAGCCCGTGTACGTGTTCGACGGGAAGCCCCCGCAGCTGAAATCCGGGGAGCTGGCGAAGCGCACGGAGCGCCGGGCCGAGGCGGAGAAGCACCTGCAGGAGGCGCAGGAGGCCGGCGAGGAGGAGAACGTCGAGAAGTACAGCAAGAGGCTGGTCAAGGTGACCCCGCAGCACACCCAGGAGTGCAagaagctgctggagctgaTGGGGATCCCCTACGTGGAGGCTCCCGGAGAGGCGGAAGCCAGCTGCGCCGCGCTGGTGAAGGCCGGGAAGGTGTACGCGGCCGCCACGGAGGACATGGACTGCCTGACCTTCGGCAGCCCCGTGCTCATGCGGCACCTCACGGCCAGCGAGAACAAGAAGCTGCCCATCCAGGAGTTCCACCTGAACCGCATCCTGCAGGACATGCAGCTCACCTGGGAGCAGTTCGTGGACCTGTGCATCCTGCTGGGCTGCGACTACTGCGCCAGCATCCGCGGCATCGGGCCCAAGCGCGCCGTGGAGCTCATCCGGGAGCACAAGTCCATCGAGAGGATCGTGCGGCAGCTCGACACCAAGAAGTACCCCCTGCCCGAGAACTGGCCGCACAGGGAGGCCCAGAAGCTCTTCCTGGAGCCCGAGGTGGTGGATCCCGACGCCGTGGAGCTGAAGTGGGGCGAGCCGGACGAGGAGCGGCTCGTGCAGTTCATGTGCGGGGAGAAGCAGTTCAGCGAGGAGCGGATCCGCAACGGCGTCAGGAGGCTGAGCAAGAGCCGCCAGGGCAGCACCCAGGGCCGCCTGGACGACTTCTTCAAGGTCACCGGCTCCATCACCTCGGCCAAGCGCAAGGAGCCCGAGCCCAAGGGAGCGGCCAGGAAGAAAGCCAAGCCCGGCCCGAAGCCCAGCGCCGCCGCCACAAAGGCTAAAAAGGAGAAATGA
- the TMEM258 gene encoding transmembrane protein 258, with amino-acid sequence MELEAMSRYTSPVNPAVFPHLTVVLLAIGMFFTAWFFVYEVTSTKYTRDIYKELLISLVASLFMGFGVLFLLLWVGIYV; translated from the exons ATG GAGCTGGAGGCGATGAGCAGATACACCAGCCCGGTGAACCCGGCCGTGTTCCCGCACCTCACCGTGGTGCTGCTGGCCATCGGCATGTTCTTCACCGCCTGGTTCTTCGT ATACGAGGTGACATCCACCAAATACACCCGGGACATCTACAAGGAGCTGCTGATCTCGTTGGTGGCCTCGCTCTTCATGGGCTTCGGAgtcctgttcctgctgctctgggtcGGGATCTACGTGTGA